DNA from Amorphoplanes friuliensis DSM 7358:
GGGTCCCCGCCTCGGCGGTTCCCCGGCGCACGAGAAGCTGCTGCTGGCCAACCTGGCCACGGAGCTCTTCCGGCACGGGAAGATCAAGACCACCGAGACCAAGGCCAAGCGCCTGCGCCCCCTGGCGGAGCAGCTGATCACCAAGGCCAAGCGCGGTGACCTGCACTCCCGTCGCCGGGTCCTGGGTGTCGTCAAGGACAAGGACGTCGTCTACTCGCTGTTCGAGCAGATCGCGCCGCGGTACACCAACCGCCCGGGTGGTTACACCCGGATCACCAAGACCGGCCCGCGCAAGGGTGACGCCGCTCCCATGGCCGTCATCGAGCTGGTCGAGGAGCTGCAGGTCGCGGCCACCACGGCGCCGGCCAAGAAGGCGGCCCGCAAGGCCGCCGCGCAGCAGGACAAGGTCGAGGCGCTCGCCCGCGAGGACGAGGCTCCCGCCACGACCACCACGTCCGAGACTGCCGGTGACCAGGACGCCGAGCCGCCGGTCAACGCTTCCGGTGACAAGGGCGCCGAGGGCCCGGGTGACAAGGCCGAGGGCGAAGACCCCGACGCCAAGGCCTGATCCAGGCCAAGGTTCTGAGAGGCCCGGCACCCTTCGTGGGTGCCGGGCTTTCCTTTTCCCGGTACGCACGGAGAGGTCCAGCATGGACGAGACGACGCGCCTCCGCCTGGACGTCTCTTACGACGGCCGCGACTTCTCGGGCTGGGCGGTGCAGCCGTCGCGGCGTACGGTCGCCGGGGTGCTCCTCGAGGCCCTGGAGCGACTCACCGGCCCCGACGTGGCGCTGGGTCTGACGGTTGCCGGGCGTACGGATGCCGGGGTGCACGCCACCGGCCAGGTGTGCCACATCGACCTGCCCACGGCGACGTGGTCGGCGCTGGAGAGTTCGCTGGTGCGCCGCCTGGCCGCGCTGATGCCACCCGACGCCCGCGTCCGCGCCGTCACGCCGGTGCCGTCCACGTTCGACGCGCGCTTCTCGGCGACCTTCCGCCGGTACGAGTACCGCATCGCCGACACCACCTTCGGACCCGAGCCGCTGCGCCGCCACGACACGCTCTGGTGGGTACGCCCGCTGGACCTGGA
Protein-coding regions in this window:
- the rplQ gene encoding 50S ribosomal protein L17 — encoded protein: MPTPTKGPRLGGSPAHEKLLLANLATELFRHGKIKTTETKAKRLRPLAEQLITKAKRGDLHSRRRVLGVVKDKDVVYSLFEQIAPRYTNRPGGYTRITKTGPRKGDAAPMAVIELVEELQVAATTAPAKKAARKAAAQQDKVEALAREDEAPATTTTSETAGDQDAEPPVNASGDKGAEGPGDKAEGEDPDAKA
- the truA gene encoding tRNA pseudouridine(38-40) synthase TruA; the protein is MDETTRLRLDVSYDGRDFSGWAVQPSRRTVAGVLLEALERLTGPDVALGLTVAGRTDAGVHATGQVCHIDLPTATWSALESSLVRRLAALMPPDARVRAVTPVPSTFDARFSATFRRYEYRIADTTFGPEPLRRHDTLWWVRPLDLDRLQQAADGLVGLHDFAAFCKRKEHATTVRAITRLDWRREADGVAVATVQADAFCQAMVRSLVGAMLTVGDGRRAPEWPAKLLSLRERSSEVTVAPAHGLTLIAVGYAAEADYAERAEATRRLRA